A stretch of the Archangium violaceum genome encodes the following:
- a CDS encoding CarD family transcriptional regulator — protein sequence MQTSFKTGDKAVYPGQGVGEVMGIEHTEVAGQRQSFYVLRILENGMRIMIPINKVGSVGLREIISEEDVKQVYSILKEKDISVDSTTWNRRYREYMEKIKTGSVFEIAEVLRDLYLLKGDKDLSFGERKMLDTARSLLIKELSLAKDCSEEEIESDLKKIFNLA from the coding sequence GTGCAGACGAGCTTCAAGACCGGCGATAAGGCGGTGTACCCCGGACAGGGCGTGGGCGAGGTGATGGGCATCGAGCACACCGAGGTCGCCGGGCAGCGCCAGTCCTTCTATGTGCTGCGCATCCTGGAGAATGGGATGCGGATCATGATCCCGATCAACAAGGTGGGCTCGGTCGGCCTCCGGGAGATCATCAGTGAGGAGGACGTCAAGCAGGTCTACTCCATCCTGAAGGAGAAGGACATCTCGGTGGACTCGACGACGTGGAATCGTCGGTACCGCGAGTACATGGAGAAGATCAAGACGGGCTCCGTATTCGAGATCGCCGAGGTTTTGCGCGACCTCTACCTGCTGAAGGGAGACAAGGATTTGTCGTTCGGTGAGCGCAAGATGCTGGATACGGCGCGCTCGCTGCTCATCAAGGAGCTGTCGCTGGCCAAGGACTGCTCCGAGGAAGAGATCGAGTCGGATCTCAAGAAGATCTTCAACCTCGCCTGA